In a genomic window of Porphyromonadaceae bacterium W3.11:
- a CDS encoding ribose-phosphate pyrophosphokinase — protein MLSNDFVVCAGTNSQYLAEEICSSLNCEMGKMRVDRFADGEFSVYYEESIRGKDVFLVQSTFPNTDNLMELLLMIDAAKRASAHYITAVIPYFGWARQDRKDKPRVSIGAKLVADMLQTAGISRLITMDLHADQIQGFFNLPVDHLYASNVFIDYIKEQMEKGEIAHENLVFATPDVGGTKRANTYAKLFGVPLVICHKLRLRANVVAEMRIIGDVEGKDVILVDDIVDTAGTMTKAANLMMENGAKSVRAIASHAVMSDPATSRIEQSSLKEMIFSNSIPYHKGGKNIKTLTVAPMIAEAIRRVNDHESISDLYTL, from the coding sequence ATGCTTTCTAATGATTTCGTGGTTTGTGCGGGTACAAACAGTCAATACTTGGCTGAGGAGATTTGCTCAAGCCTAAATTGTGAAATGGGTAAAATGCGAGTAGATCGCTTTGCTGATGGTGAATTTTCGGTTTATTACGAAGAATCTATCCGTGGTAAAGATGTATTCTTGGTGCAGTCCACATTTCCCAATACTGACAACCTCATGGAACTACTGCTGATGATAGATGCAGCAAAGCGTGCGAGTGCACATTACATCACTGCAGTAATCCCATACTTTGGCTGGGCAAGACAAGACCGTAAGGATAAGCCACGTGTCTCTATCGGGGCTAAGTTGGTAGCTGATATGCTACAGACTGCTGGGATCTCTCGCTTGATTACGATGGACTTACATGCGGATCAGATCCAAGGCTTCTTCAATCTTCCCGTGGATCACTTGTATGCCTCAAATGTATTCATTGATTACATCAAGGAGCAGATGGAGAAGGGTGAGATAGCTCATGAAAATCTAGTTTTTGCAACCCCTGATGTTGGTGGTACTAAGCGTGCGAACACTTATGCGAAGTTATTTGGAGTCCCTCTAGTGATATGCCATAAGCTTCGTTTGAGAGCGAATGTGGTAGCAGAAATGCGTATCATCGGTGATGTGGAGGGTAAGGATGTTATTCTAGTTGATGATATCGTAGATACTGCTGGTACGATGACCAAGGCGGCAAACCTGATGATGGAGAATGGAGCTAAGTCTGTGCGTGCTATTGCCAGTCATGCTGTGATGAGTGATCCTGCTACCTCTAGGATAGAGCAGAGCTCCCTTAAGGAGATGATATTCAGTAACTCTATTCCATACCATAAGGGTGGAAAGAATATCAAGACCCTTACTGTGGCTCCTATGATTGCTGAAGCTATCCGCCGTGTGAATGACCACGAATCTATCAGCGACCTCTATACACTTTAA
- a CDS encoding DUF4857 domain-containing protein yields MTRFYKALYLILAVLLLSWALPWLNSLIIPQRGYTPFTLYSEVLQDFVSLDAGEGNEIKYYDRRGKYYTENQFDSLLPSFYYRQLAVDNRLPDSIMGRPITADLLREKGFMFRSRPMEINSNSVPLYPLLESKPRRVDLEMPDDLFRWTSHGIEFIDLTSNTIDEEKSALFQDALDNAKVHFPIKHTAGNPTNRKSYDEGYFFVDADDQLFHLKQVDAAPYVRRIDHPKGIVFEHIFVTEYDARETFAFLFDKEGYFYLLSAPDYGIIKTGLPPIDLKKDELTIFGNDFFWTTLRRDAKGTTYEALERKSMKSVATHTFPKKPELQEKVAQYSFPWQLSFTSIKHTYFRPSLKAFSFNALPLGLCLAVLYSALFYKREERQALTIKSVLILLAGLFAFIPFLILPRSKKIPSGR; encoded by the coding sequence ACAGAGAGGATATACTCCCTTTACCCTATATAGTGAAGTGCTACAGGATTTTGTATCATTAGATGCGGGAGAAGGAAATGAGATTAAGTACTATGATCGGAGGGGTAAATATTATACTGAAAATCAGTTTGATAGCTTGCTTCCTTCATTTTACTACCGTCAGCTTGCTGTAGATAACCGCTTGCCTGACTCTATAATGGGGCGGCCTATAACAGCTGACTTATTGAGAGAAAAGGGGTTCATGTTTCGTAGTAGGCCTATGGAAATTAACTCTAATAGTGTGCCACTTTATCCACTCTTGGAGTCAAAACCTCGAAGGGTAGACTTAGAGATGCCGGATGATCTCTTTAGATGGACAAGCCATGGGATTGAATTTATAGATCTCACAAGCAATACTATCGATGAGGAGAAGTCGGCTCTGTTCCAAGATGCTTTGGATAATGCCAAGGTTCACTTCCCTATAAAGCATACTGCTGGAAACCCCACCAATCGGAAGTCCTATGATGAGGGGTATTTCTTCGTGGATGCTGATGACCAACTGTTTCACTTAAAACAGGTAGATGCAGCACCTTATGTCCGAAGAATAGATCATCCTAAGGGAATAGTCTTTGAACATATATTTGTCACGGAGTATGATGCGAGAGAAACCTTTGCTTTTCTTTTTGATAAAGAAGGCTACTTCTATCTTTTATCAGCTCCAGATTATGGCATTATTAAGACTGGGCTACCGCCAATTGATTTGAAGAAGGATGAATTAACCATTTTTGGAAATGACTTCTTTTGGACTACTCTAAGGAGAGATGCGAAGGGTACCACTTACGAAGCCTTGGAGCGTAAGAGTATGAAGTCTGTAGCGACTCATACCTTCCCGAAGAAACCAGAACTGCAGGAGAAAGTAGCTCAGTACAGCTTCCCTTGGCAGCTCTCATTTACTTCGATTAAGCATACCTATTTCCGCCCTTCTCTGAAGGCTTTTTCATTCAATGCATTGCCTTTAGGGCTCTGCTTAGCCGTGCTCTATTCTGCACTCTTTTATAAGCGTGAAGAAAGACAGGCACTCACCATTAAGAGCGTACTAATACTTTTGGCTGGATTATTTGCCTTTATTCCCTTCTTAATCCTCCCACGTAGTAAGAAGATACCTAGTGGTAGGTGA
- a CDS encoding AAA family ATPase → MGKVIAISNQKGGVGKTTTTINLAASLTALEKKVLIIDADPQANATSGLGVQATSPDVSIYNCLLGEADPRECLVETSVEGLMILPSHGDLAGAEVELVRFPQREFVMKKVTDQLKDDYDFILIDCSPSLGLTTVAVLTAADSVIIPVQCEYFALEGISKLLTTLQVIKKRLNPDIEIEGFLMTMYDARTRHSNQVYEEVKKHFKNLVFTSVIHRNVRLSEAPSFGKSVLDFDLDSRGSQNYLQLGKELLEKNNKK, encoded by the coding sequence ATGGGAAAGGTAATAGCAATATCGAATCAGAAAGGTGGGGTTGGCAAAACTACTACCACGATAAACCTGGCAGCTTCGCTTACAGCCTTAGAGAAAAAAGTATTGATCATAGATGCTGACCCTCAGGCTAATGCTACCAGTGGTCTTGGGGTACAGGCCACCTCTCCTGATGTGTCAATCTATAATTGTCTTCTTGGGGAAGCTGATCCGAGAGAGTGTCTTGTCGAGACCTCAGTGGAGGGGTTGATGATTTTGCCTTCACATGGTGATCTTGCTGGAGCTGAGGTGGAACTGGTGCGATTCCCACAGAGGGAATTCGTCATGAAGAAGGTGACTGATCAGCTTAAGGATGATTATGATTTTATTCTTATTGATTGTTCGCCCAGCTTGGGATTAACCACGGTAGCAGTTCTTACTGCTGCGGACTCTGTTATTATCCCAGTCCAATGTGAATATTTTGCATTGGAGGGTATTAGCAAACTTCTGACGACTCTGCAAGTCATCAAGAAGCGTCTCAATCCAGATATTGAGATTGAAGGCTTTCTGATGACGATGTATGATGCCCGAACCCGACACTCTAATCAAGTATATGAAGAGGTGAAGAAACACTTCAAAAACCTAGTATTTACGAGTGTTATTCATAGGAATGTAAGACTTAGTGAAGCACCAAGCTTTGGGAAGTCTGTTTTGGATTTTGACCTAGATAGTAGGGGAAGTCAAAACTATCTGCAGCTTGGCAAAGAGTTGTTGGAGAAGAATAATAAAAAATGA
- a CDS encoding PAS domain-containing protein gives MIKYFDEADVAITICDKDGKIIEMNKQSREVNLKPGQELIGQQVLDCHPEPARSMLKSMMDNQEKHVYTIDKKGRKKLIYQIPWYEEGEYMGFIELSMVIPSEMPHYVRK, from the coding sequence ATGATAAAGTATTTTGATGAAGCAGATGTAGCTATTACCATTTGTGATAAGGATGGTAAGATCATAGAGATGAACAAACAGAGCCGTGAAGTAAATCTTAAGCCAGGACAAGAATTGATAGGTCAACAAGTCTTAGACTGTCACCCTGAACCAGCTCGATCTATGCTAAAGAGTATGATGGACAACCAAGAAAAGCACGTCTATACCATAGATAAGAAAGGTCGAAAGAAACTCATATATCAAATCCCTTGGTACGAAGAGGGGGAGTATATGGGATTCATTGAGCTGTCAATGGTGATCCCTTCTGAGATGCCTCACTATGTTCGAAAGTAA
- a CDS encoding ParB/RepB/Spo0J family partition protein has protein sequence MGKNSRRSLGRGLDALISTDVDIETQGSSSINEVPIQDITPNEDQPRTDFDEESLRELASSIEHIGLVQPITVYELPEKEGKYRIISGERRYRAAKLAGLETMPAYIRTPADEQIMEMALIENIQREDLNAIEIALAFKNLLDHNNLTQDELSRRVGKKRATISNYIRLLRLPAEIQMALKNGKISMGHARSLLSIEDPELQLAFYEQILKDALSVRQVEQLVKDYNQGDESTSDNRPKRRAKRTNEAFDLLSNRFSSLFDTKVSFTCNDEGKGKITIPFESADQMEKIISLLDRL, from the coding sequence ATGGGAAAGAATTCAAGGAGGTCTTTAGGGCGTGGGTTGGATGCTTTAATATCAACTGATGTTGATATCGAGACCCAGGGGTCGTCCTCTATAAATGAAGTCCCTATTCAAGATATTACACCTAATGAGGATCAGCCTCGAACTGACTTTGATGAGGAGTCATTGAGAGAGTTGGCGTCCTCTATTGAGCATATTGGCTTGGTGCAGCCTATCACGGTCTATGAACTTCCCGAGAAAGAGGGGAAATATCGTATCATAAGCGGTGAGCGTAGATATAGAGCTGCTAAGCTGGCTGGACTCGAGACTATGCCTGCTTATATCCGTACTCCTGCTGATGAGCAGATTATGGAGATGGCACTCATTGAGAATATTCAGCGTGAGGATCTGAATGCGATAGAGATAGCTCTTGCCTTCAAAAACCTACTTGATCATAACAATCTTACACAAGATGAACTGAGTCGTAGAGTCGGTAAGAAGAGGGCTACAATTTCTAATTACATTAGACTGCTAAGACTCCCAGCCGAAATACAGATGGCTCTAAAGAATGGTAAGATCTCAATGGGTCATGCTAGATCTCTTCTATCTATAGAGGATCCTGAACTTCAACTGGCTTTTTATGAGCAGATCCTTAAGGATGCGTTATCTGTGCGTCAGGTTGAACAACTGGTAAAAGACTATAATCAAGGTGACGAGAGTACTAGTGATAATCGCCCTAAGAGGAGAGCTAAGAGGACTAATGAAGCCTTTGACCTTTTGAGCAATAGGTTTAGTTCTCTATTTGATACAAAGGTCTCCTTTACATGCAATGACGAGGGTAAGGGCAAAATAACTATTCCATTTGAATCTGCTGATCAGATGGAGAAAATCATCTCTTTGCTTGATAGACTATGA
- the mutY gene encoding A/G-specific adenine glycosylase produces MAKKNIKSKTQLPAVSIPEVRLSLFRTALTNWFKLYGRALPWRETKDPYRIWLSEVILQQTQVVQGWDYYLRFIERYPTVSDLAAAPEDEVMLMWQGLGYYSRALNLHHAAKQIVESHGGIFPTESKDVANLKGVGAYTTAAIMSIAYDQPFAVVDGNVYRVLSRVGAYEVPIDETYGQKFYRELADLYLDKEDPSLYNQAIMDLGAMICKPRTPSCDECPIAKYCESCNNLELTSLLPIKSKSTKVTPLFMDYFLLIDGDYFYVEERDKKGIWKGLYQLPLVESLERNMTPSEVEERLDNKARVLEHVDLSPHRLTHRLISICVHVSELLSTELEGKYQKHLIREHDKLAFPKPLRQFLDNYFPK; encoded by the coding sequence TTGGCTAAGAAGAATATTAAAAGTAAGACTCAGCTCCCTGCGGTATCTATTCCAGAGGTGAGGCTGAGTCTTTTTCGTACAGCTCTAACGAATTGGTTTAAGCTGTATGGTAGGGCCTTGCCTTGGCGAGAGACGAAAGATCCATATAGGATATGGCTCTCAGAGGTCATTCTACAGCAGACTCAGGTGGTGCAGGGTTGGGATTATTATTTGCGATTTATCGAGAGGTATCCCACTGTAAGCGATCTAGCAGCAGCTCCAGAGGATGAGGTCATGCTGATGTGGCAGGGACTCGGTTATTATAGTCGTGCGCTGAATCTACATCACGCAGCAAAACAAATAGTAGAATCACATGGGGGGATTTTCCCCACCGAGTCAAAAGATGTGGCGAATCTCAAAGGAGTAGGCGCCTACACGACTGCTGCCATAATGAGTATAGCTTATGATCAGCCTTTTGCGGTCGTGGACGGTAATGTTTATCGTGTCCTCAGTCGTGTGGGGGCTTATGAAGTGCCTATCGATGAAACTTATGGTCAGAAGTTTTATCGAGAGTTAGCAGATTTATACCTAGATAAAGAAGATCCATCACTTTATAACCAAGCGATCATGGATCTTGGGGCTATGATTTGCAAACCACGAACCCCCTCTTGTGACGAATGCCCCATTGCCAAATATTGTGAAAGCTGTAATAATCTAGAGCTGACCTCATTGCTTCCGATTAAATCAAAGAGTACTAAGGTGACTCCTCTATTCATGGATTACTTCCTGCTGATAGATGGCGACTACTTTTATGTCGAGGAGCGTGATAAGAAAGGCATTTGGAAGGGTTTATATCAATTACCTCTAGTGGAAAGCTTGGAGCGTAATATGACGCCTAGTGAGGTGGAGGAGAGGCTAGATAACAAAGCTAGAGTGCTAGAGCACGTTGATCTGTCACCTCATCGACTGACTCATCGCCTTATTAGCATCTGTGTGCATGTTTCTGAACTCCTTTCTACTGAGCTGGAGGGCAAGTATCAGAAACATCTCATTAGAGAGCATGATAAGCTCGCATTTCCTAAGCCCCTTCGGCAATTTTTGGACAACTATTTCCCTAAATAA
- a CDS encoding LysM peptidoglycan-binding domain-containing protein, producing the protein MKIYRKLSLTLTIYILFNLISFNIAFAQSDSIRTQDEPYIEDLGRLPESFDMALDTLLNKRYRDYYSLSRKRREVTCEDIHNKDKLYRGRIQAMESAIPLTYNPIVRDAIDLYVNKRSNLLSNMLAKSAYYFPIIEDVLDRHNLPLELKYLAIVESALNPTAVSRMGATGLWQFMLRTGKVYGLHIDSLIDERRDPQKSSEAMCKYFEDMYALYGDWLLSIAAYNCGPGNVNKAIRRAGGSKDFWVIYPYLPRETRAYVPFFIAAFYSMEHYREHDIRPNMIHVPLAVDTIHINTRQNFADLSRYSKVDINVIRELNPKYKREIVPGNTATQVLILPASDAIEFSTKKDSLIAAVAKDPEIAPSRVENIVHRVSRGETLSRIAHRYGVTISDIKEWNNLRSNRLSVGQVLTLELSDSKGASQIDRSSDAQSEKRSVAKEQTRYHKVRRGETLSSIAKKYRSVSVSDIKRANNLKSDRIKPGQRLRIPN; encoded by the coding sequence ATGAAGATATACAGAAAGCTATCGCTAACCCTAACCATTTATATATTATTTAATCTTATAAGCTTCAATATAGCATTCGCTCAAAGTGATTCTATAAGAACCCAAGACGAACCCTACATCGAAGATTTGGGGCGGTTACCAGAAAGCTTTGATATGGCTCTCGATACCTTGCTTAATAAAAGATATCGAGATTATTACTCTCTGTCTAGAAAAAGAAGAGAGGTGACTTGTGAAGATATTCATAATAAAGATAAGCTATATAGAGGTAGGATACAAGCAATGGAGAGTGCCATTCCACTCACATATAATCCGATTGTTCGTGATGCAATAGACCTTTATGTCAATAAACGGAGTAACTTGCTAAGTAATATGTTAGCTAAGTCTGCCTATTACTTCCCCATTATTGAGGATGTCTTAGATAGACACAACCTACCTCTCGAATTAAAATACTTAGCGATTGTCGAAAGTGCACTAAATCCTACCGCAGTCAGTAGGATGGGGGCGACAGGACTTTGGCAATTCATGTTGCGTACTGGTAAGGTTTATGGTCTGCACATAGATAGTTTGATTGATGAGCGTAGAGACCCTCAAAAGAGTTCGGAGGCGATGTGCAAGTATTTTGAAGATATGTACGCTCTATATGGTGATTGGCTTCTGTCGATAGCAGCTTATAACTGTGGTCCAGGGAACGTCAATAAAGCGATCAGAAGAGCAGGAGGGAGTAAAGACTTTTGGGTCATCTACCCATATCTCCCTCGCGAGACACGAGCATACGTCCCCTTCTTCATCGCTGCGTTTTACTCCATGGAGCATTATCGCGAGCATGATATCCGTCCAAATATGATACATGTACCGCTTGCTGTAGATACGATACATATCAATACAAGGCAAAACTTTGCAGACCTTAGTCGATATTCTAAGGTAGATATAAACGTTATAAGGGAGTTGAATCCGAAGTATAAGAGAGAAATTGTACCGGGAAATACAGCTACTCAGGTCCTCATCCTTCCGGCTTCTGATGCGATAGAATTTAGTACCAAAAAGGATTCACTCATAGCTGCTGTTGCAAAGGACCCAGAGATTGCTCCTAGTCGCGTTGAGAATATAGTTCATAGAGTATCACGTGGAGAGACCCTCTCTAGGATTGCACACCGCTATGGGGTGACCATTAGTGATATCAAGGAGTGGAATAACTTGCGTAGCAATAGACTCAGTGTCGGGCAAGTATTGACCCTAGAGCTAAGTGATAGTAAGGGAGCTTCTCAAATAGATAGAAGTAGTGATGCTCAGTCCGAAAAAAGATCTGTAGCCAAAGAACAAACACGATACCACAAAGTAAGAAGAGGAGAAACTTTATCCAGTATAGCAAAGAAATATCGTAGCGTCTCCGTGTCAGACATCAAGCGTGCAAATAACTTGAAGTCTGACAGGATTAAGCCAGGTCAGCGTCTACGCATTCCCAATTAA
- a CDS encoding DUF5683 domain-containing protein — protein MRKVVLAFIFILMSLALSSAMESLDDATTDELASTFLSMPSLRDTIDIVENDSVLLEAQKKEVEVATKTVTKRKPYELNSTKAVLFSIIPGGGQIYNRKYWKIPIIIGAYTACYYAISWNNANLQEYTTAFKEIKSDRPMDFDTWKDFLPYNANPEDYINNTSFHDQLKRGRDYFRRYRDMSIIISVAVYALVMIDSYVDAELHNFDISPDLSLSYAPAVIPSPSPITQANGYGLHIALTF, from the coding sequence ATGAGAAAAGTAGTCCTCGCTTTTATTTTCATATTGATGTCGCTAGCCCTATCCAGTGCCATGGAGTCCTTGGATGATGCGACCACAGACGAGTTGGCGAGCACATTCTTATCTATGCCTTCTCTAAGAGATACTATCGACATTGTCGAGAATGATAGTGTCTTGTTGGAAGCTCAGAAGAAAGAAGTAGAGGTTGCGACTAAGACAGTTACCAAGAGAAAGCCTTACGAACTGAACTCTACGAAGGCAGTCCTTTTCTCTATCATTCCTGGAGGCGGACAGATATATAATAGGAAGTATTGGAAAATTCCTATCATTATCGGTGCTTACACTGCGTGTTACTATGCCATATCATGGAATAATGCTAACCTTCAGGAATACACTACAGCCTTCAAGGAGATTAAGAGTGATAGACCTATGGATTTTGACACATGGAAAGACTTTCTGCCTTACAATGCAAATCCTGAAGATTATATTAATAATACATCCTTTCATGATCAATTGAAGAGAGGGCGTGACTACTTTAGACGCTACCGTGATATGAGTATTATCATATCGGTGGCTGTATATGCCCTAGTAATGATCGATTCATATGTTGATGCAGAGTTGCATAACTTTGATATCTCTCCTGACCTCTCACTGTCATACGCACCAGCTGTTATCCCGTCTCCATCTCCTATAACACAGGCTAATGGATATGGACTCCATATTGCGTTGACGTTTTAA